Within the Candidatus Zixiibacteriota bacterium genome, the region CCTGATCCGCCCTTCTCTCACGTTGCCGCCTTGGCAAGGGCGCCGCCCGTACTCTCCCTTTTACCCGCGGGCCTCACGCAAAGGCGTTCTTCCCGTACATCCGGGCCATGCGGTCCCGGCTTGGCCTGTACCGAGCTCTCCCTCCGCCCTACCGGTCGTGTCCGGCCGGTCGCTGCCGGCGCAGGCATCCGGCGAAATGATAACCAGAGCGCAGCTATAACTCCAACAAGTTTTTTGGCGCCCGGTTCAACACTTTCCCGCCCCCCCGGGTCACCACCACGTCGTCTTCGATCCGCACTCCCCCCCACCCCGATATGTAGATCCCCGGCTCCACCGTCACCACATTGTTGGGCTGAAGGATGTCGTTCGACAGCGGCGACAGCCGCGGCCCGACGTGGACGTAGTACCCGATCCCGTGGCCGGTTCCGTGCCCGAAATGCTTGTCGTAACCCGCCCGCTTGATGATGCCCCGGCAGACGTTGTCCACCGCCTTGCCCGCCACGCCGGCTCGGACCTTCCTGATCCCCGCCAGCTGCGCCCGGAGCACGATGTCGTAGATTTTCCGCTGCCGCGGCGAGGCTTTCCCCACCACGACCGTCCGCGTGATGTCCGAGACATACCCGTCGATCGTGGCCCCGAAATCGAACGTGATGAAGTCCCCCTTCTCGATTTTCTTGTCGGAGGCGGCCCCGTGGGGGAGGGCGGCCCGCCATCCGGAGGCAACGATGGTTTCGAACGCCGGTTTTGAGGATCCCAGCATCATCATCTGGTACTCGAGTTCGGCCGCCAGTTCCCGTTCGCGGATTCCCGGCGCCACCAGGCTCAGCACCCGCTCAAACGCCGTGTCCGACACGGCCGCCGCTTTCCGGATCGCCGCCAGCTCTTCCGGCTCCTTGACCCACCCGAGGTCGGCCAGGACATCCTCGGCGTTCGCCAGCAACACGCCCGGCCAGACTTTCCGGAGCCGCGTGTGCTGGGCCAGGGTCAGGTGCGCCGCATCGATTCCGTACCGCGTGTTGCGGTCGGCAAGCCCCTTGAGGTCTTTCAGACCCTCCAGAAGGTCTCCCCCCCGCGCGATATGCACCCTGGCCCCCGCGACCTCTTTCCTGGACTGATCCTTGTACCGGAAGTCGGTGAGAAACTCCGCCCCGTTCGACCCGATCACAAGCAGCCCGGCCGATCCCGAAAACCCGGTCAGGTAGCGGATGAAATCCAGATGCGTGACAATAAGCCCGTCGAGATTGCTCTCCCGGAGCTTCTTCCGCAGCGCGTTGATCCGTTTTGCCGACATGAGATATTTCTCCTCCATCGAGGTGAGCTTTTTGTTCGCTTGCCCCGGCGACGCGGGTCGCCGGCCGCCGGATATGGGAGAGCGCCTCACTGTGACCCGTCCCTGGCTTCCGCCCAGGACTCGTAGGCTTGCCGGAAGAGCCCCGCGATCACCGCGGCTCCTTTGAGATTGGGTTCAATCACCCGGCAGAGGTACTCGCTCTCATGGCCGTCGAAAGCGCCCGAGATATCGGCCAGAGCGCCCCCGCATTCCCGCACGTTCTGCTCAATTCCGCGGTTGAGCCGCCGCAGGAGATGCAGCAGATTCTCGGGCAGTGGGGAATCGGGTCTGTAGATGTTGCCGACAATCAGCAGGGATAGGGGATTCGACTTCCTGATCTCAAGGAGAAGCGCCCGGTGCGCCCGCACGACTTTCGCGATGTCCGCCTCGGTCGCCCGGATATCCGCCACCGCCAGGGCGTCGTTGCCCCCAATGGTGAGCGTGATAAGATCCGCCGCCTCCCCGGTCGGAACCTCCGCAATCGTGCAGCCGTCGCAGGTGCGATCAAGGAGAATCCAATCCTGACCCAGGCACTCGTGAAACTGGCGCACGGCGCCGCCGCCGATGACGCCGGTGTACTCATCGATACTCATGCTGTCCCCCAGAGCCAGGTAGACCTTCCGTCGGTCAGTCACTGCGCACCTTCCTCTCCGCTTGCTCCAGCTTTTCCTTCAGGCGGGGGACCGCCGAGCGGCCGTAGAGCACGCCATAGACCTCGGCTGCGAGCCGGTAGTGTCCCTGGGCGAGGTACAAATCCCCGACTGTCTCGGTGTAGAAAGGCACTTCGCGCAGGCGCGCCCGCTCCGCCGGCGCGGCCGCCTGTTCCCCGTCCCGTTTGAGGGTAATGGTCCGCAGCGGCGCTCCCGTGCCCGTCGCGCGTCCCTCGCCGGCCGGTCCGTTCCCCGCCGCGGCCGTCCTGAGCTGTTCCCCTGCCCCGGCGTTCGACGGTGACGCGGTCTGGTCCTCTCCGGAGGCGGGCGACCCGGGTTCATCCGCCGCCCTCTCTCTCGCGCGCCAGTCGCACCGCAGCTCGCGGCAGTAGGGGTCGATTTCCAGCACTCGCCGCCAGTGGGCCACCGCGCCGTGCACGTCCCCTTCCGCCCACTTGATGTCGCCGAGATATTTCAGCGCCGCGGCGTTTTCGGGATCTCGCGCCAGCACCTCATAGAACTGCTCGGCGGCCGATTCCACCTGCCCGGCGTGGTACAACGCCCGCGCGTAAATCAGCCGCCCCGCGACCGCTCCCGGCTCTTCGGCCAGTCCCTCGCGGCAGAGTTCGACCGCCCGCGAGTATTTTCCCGCGGCGAGCGCGGCCGCCGCCGGCGCCGGCCAGTAGGCACCCGCCGCCGGCCGCTCGACCGACGACTGCGCTTCCTTCGGGTTCAGGTCAAACATAAAAGTGAAGGTACCGCAAAAGGCGCGGCCGCGCAAGCGCCGGGCGGGGCGAAGTCGCCCGTTCTCTCTCTTCGGCGGCTCCCCGGCCGGATCCGGCGCTTCCGCTTGACTTTGCTGCCGCGGTGACCGTACTTGCCAATGTGGAGCGGTTTGCCCACACGCGGGCGTGAATTCCAGCGCAGGGTTAGGCCACAGACTGATGCTTGGCCACCCTCGATACAACAAGGAGGAGGTTTTTTCATGAGTAAGTGGGTTTCCACTCTCTTGGGTTTGCTGCTGGTTGCGTCCTCGGCGGTCGCCGGCGGAGGCGAGGTGTGGATTGCGACGTTCGACGGGACTATGGGGCTCCAAGATCAGGCCCGCGGCATCGCGGTGGATCCTTCCGGATGCGTGTTTGTCGTCGGAGAAACCAATTACGCCTCGGAACCGGTCGAAATCCCATCAAGCCTGCTGCTCATCAAGTTCTCGCCGGATGGCGACACCCTGTGGACGCACGTGAACGACAGCGCATCCAGTGCCCGGTATCTCGTCGTCGACGACAGTGGCTGTGTCTATGTAGCCGGCGAGTCAAAGTCGGATACCGTCGATTTCCTGGTCCTCAAGTACGGCCCCGAGGGCGACTCGATTTGGGCGGCGACCTACAAGCACCCTGTCTTTACGAGCGATGAGATCCGCGGCATTGTGCTCGACCCGAACCGCAACCTGTACCTGTTGGGCGATGTCGAGGATTTGGCAGACGATGAGGACATTGCCCTTGTGAAAATTCTGCCGGATGGTTCCATCGACTGGGTTTCCATCCTCTCCGGTCCTGCCGGCGACGATCAACCCGAGGGAATAGCTGTCGACAATTCTGGTCACATCGCTGTCGTCGGCTCGAGCAGGAATTCCGATAGCGCGACAACGGCGATCTGGACGATCATGTACGATGCGTCGGGCGATACAGTTTGGACGGCGCGTTACGGGGGCTCAACGACCTGCTATGCACTCAGTGTGGGAACGGACGACGAGGGAAGCGTGTACGTCGCCGGGGAGCTCGGGGAGTACGAAACCGCGGACTGCATCTTCATCAAATACAGCGCGGCGGGCGTTTTTCAGTGGGACTGGACCTACAGCGGCCCTGCCGGTCTGCGCGATTACATCGGTGACCTGCACGTCGGCGGAGACGGTTCCGTCTGGTTGAGCATCGTCCGTGACTACGACTTCTTTGGGTACGATCCTCGATCCCTGGTCGGAGTGCGACTCAATTCCGATGGAAACGAGCGATGGGCGCGCACGTTCTACTCGCCGTCGCCCACGGGTGATGGGTGCGAGAGCGGCGGTACGTCCGTGGCTGTCGATGCGAACCAAAACGCTGTCTTCGGTTACTCCCCCTGCTGGCCCCATACCGTGAAATACTCTCCCGAGGGCGACCTGCTCTGGTGGCGTCCCTTCGCGGTAGACTCAGCGGGCTTAGGGACCTTCCGGGATCTCGCCGCCGACCAGGATGGCAACGTGTACGTGATCGGGGAGGTGCCGCAGCAGGTATCCGGCACCGAATGGCTCGAGGACATCGTTCTCTACAAATACCCCGCCTCCTGCTGCCTGCTGCGCGGAGACATGAATGAAAGCGGCGGCGTCACCGTGGCCGATATAACGTTCCTCATCGGATACGTTTTCCGCGGCGGACCGCCTCCCTACTGCCTCACTGAAGCGGACGTGTCCGGCGACGGGCACGTCACGGTCGTCGATGTCACGTCCCTGATCGCGTACGTATTTCGCGGCGGTCCGGCCCCGGCCGGCTGCTGAAACCGGCGCGGCGGGAGTCCTCCCGACTCCCGCCTCTACCCTTTCGCGGCTTTCCGCAAAACCTGCGTGGTCGACCGCCCCGGCGTCAGTTTCACGCGCCGCACGGTGCCGCCGTGCGACCGCACGATATCCCTCCCCACGATTTCGCCCAACTTGTAGTCCGATCCCTTCACCAAGACATCCGGCCGCACCTGCCTGATCAATTCGTACGGCGTGTCCTCGCCGAAAATGACGACGTAATCGACAGCGCGGAGGGCCAGGAGAACGGCGGCCCGATCCGCCTGACTCTGGACCGGCCGTTCCGGTCCTTTGAGACGGCGCGTCGAAGCATCCGAGTTCAGCCCCACTATCAGTATGTCCCCCATAGCCTTGGCTTTTTGAAGGTACTCCACGTGCCCGCGGTGGAGGATATCGAACACGCCGTTGGTGAAGACAATTTTGTGGCCGCGCCGCCGGTGGCGGGCCGCCACCTCGCCGATCCTCCTGCGCCCTGTCGGCCTGGCCCTGTTCATTGCGCCGCCCGTCGGACCTTTCTCCCGTGCTACGCCTGCGTCCCCGTCGATCCCCTGGTCACCAGCGTCCCGTTCTTGACGTTGCGCAGCAGTTCCGCGTAGAGCTCTGCAGAGGACACGGTCGCGGTTCCGACCTCTCCGACGGTGATGCCCGCCCCGGCGTTCGCGACAATCGCCGCCTCGACCAGCGTCGCCCCCGCGCACACGGCGGCCACGAAAGCCGCGATCACGGTATCGCCGGCCCCGGTCACATCGAACACTTTCCGGGCGAAGGTCGGTATGTGGGTCGGTTCGGCGTCCTGCTCGAACAGCGACATACCGTCCGGCCCGCGGGTGATGAGAATCGACCGGGCCTCGAGTTCCCGCAGCAGGCTGTTCCCGACATCGATCAGGTCGGCCTCGGATACTATCCGCCGCCCGGCGGCGAACCCGGCCTCGTGGTGGTTCGGGGTGATAAGCGACACGCGTTTATAGTTGTGGAAATGCGTTTCTTTGGGGTCGACGGCCACAAACAGCCCCCGCTTCCGGCAAACCTCCATCACGCTGTTCAGCAGCGACAGCGTAATGACGCCCTTGCCGTAGTCGGAGATAATCACGGCGTTGACCGACTCCGCGGCGGCCGTGAACTTGGCCAGCACCATCCGTTCCACGTCGGGGTGGAGTTCGTGGCGGTTTTCCCGGTCGGCCCGCACCACCTGCTGGCTGTGGGCCATGATGCGGGTCTTGATGGTGGTCTGGCGGGACCGGTCGCACACGCAGTAATCGGCCCCGATGCCGTGCTGTTTGAGCAGTTGGCTGAGTTTGACCGCCGCCTCGTCTTCACCCACCACCCCGACGAGGAGCGGTTCGTCGCCCAACGCCCGGATGTTTGCGGCCACGTTGGCGGCGCCCCCCAGCAGGAGCTTGTCGTGCGAGATTTCCACGACCGGCACGGGCGCCTCGGGCGAGATGCGGTCGACGCGTCCGAAGAGGTACTCGTCGAGCATGATATCCCCCAGGATGAGCACCCGTGCCTTCCCCAGCCTCGCGATCACTTCCGCTATGCGTTCCGCACTCAACGACACGGGCAATGCCTCCTCTTGGCCGCGATCGGTCCGCGGCGGCCCTTTCCGCCGCTTCTCTGTTGACTTGCCGGCGGAATATATTACCATGCTTGATCATGCACAAGCACTTTGAAGTCCGCGGAAAGGAGCCTCCCGATGCAGCAGCAGCCGCCGCAGCAGCAAATCGCCGTGGAGTTCGATGAGAAGGCCGCCGAGGGCATTTATGCCAACCTCGCCCTGATCATGCACTCCCCCACCGAAATCATCATCGACTTCGCCCGCGTGATGCCCCGCCTGCCGAAGGCCAAGGTCCTCTCGCGCATCATCATGACCCCCATGCACGCCAAACTCCTCCACCAGGCCCTGACTGAGAACCTCAAGAAGTTTGAGGCGCAGTTCGGCGAGATCAAGACTTTCGGTTTCCCCGGCGGGGGCAAAGGTCCGATCGGTTTTGAGTCGGGCGTGCGTTTTGTCGATCCGGAGAAGGAGTAAGGGGCGCCCGGGCCCGGCTGTTTTTTGTTGCCTCGCGGCGCGCGCTCCGCTACCCATGGGGCATGGCGCTGGCAACCAAACCGGTCACCCGCTGCCCCTTCTGCAAGGAGACCATCCTGGAGGGGGCGGTCAAGTGCAAGCACTGCCACTCGGAGTTGAGCGCCCCCCCGGCGGCCCGTCCCAAGCGCCTGGCCCGGCTCAACACTTTCCGCATCGGCTTCCTTGTCGGCGTGGTCTTCACCCTCATCCTCGTGATTCTCGTCTACCGGCATTTCGCCTGAACATGTCCCTGGCTGTCCACTCAAGGATCCTGCGCCACCTGCCGATACTACAACAGGATAGCGGCGCCGGTTGAGGCGCGGCCGCGTCCTGAGGGCCTTTTCGTGAACACAGCGAAAACCACCATCCTGGTCGTCGACGATGAGCCGGCGATCCGGCAAATACTCCTGCGCAGCCTTTCGTCGGCCGGCTTCGACACAACGACGGCCACCGACGGCGCGGACGCCCTCCTCAAAATGGCCCAGCAGCCCTTCGACATCGTCATCACCGACATCACCATGCCCCACATGGACGGAGTCGCGCTGCTCGGCGAGATCCGGTCCCGTTTCCCCGACACCAAAGTGATCTTCATCACCGGCCAGCGGCTCGCTCTCATGGACAAGGCGGTGCGCGAGGCG harbors:
- a CDS encoding DUF3467 domain-containing protein, with translation MQQQPPQQQIAVEFDEKAAEGIYANLALIMHSPTEIIIDFARVMPRLPKAKVLSRIIMTPMHAKLLHQALTENLKKFEAQFGEIKTFGFPGGGKGPIGFESGVRFVDPEKE
- the rfaE2 gene encoding D-glycero-beta-D-manno-heptose 1-phosphate adenylyltransferase — encoded protein: MNRARPTGRRRIGEVAARHRRRGHKIVFTNGVFDILHRGHVEYLQKAKAMGDILIVGLNSDASTRRLKGPERPVQSQADRAAVLLALRAVDYVVIFGEDTPYELIRQVRPDVLVKGSDYKLGEIVGRDIVRSHGGTVRRVKLTPGRSTTQVLRKAAKG
- a CDS encoding aminopeptidase P family protein: MSAKRINALRKKLRESNLDGLIVTHLDFIRYLTGFSGSAGLLVIGSNGAEFLTDFRYKDQSRKEVAGARVHIARGGDLLEGLKDLKGLADRNTRYGIDAAHLTLAQHTRLRKVWPGVLLANAEDVLADLGWVKEPEELAAIRKAAAVSDTAFERVLSLVAPGIRERELAAELEYQMMMLGSSKPAFETIVASGWRAALPHGAASDKKIEKGDFITFDFGATIDGYVSDITRTVVVGKASPRQRKIYDIVLRAQLAGIRKVRAGVAGKAVDNVCRGIIKRAGYDKHFGHGTGHGIGYYVHVGPRLSPLSNDILQPNNVVTVEPGIYISGWGGVRIEDDVVVTRGGGKVLNRAPKNLLEL
- a CDS encoding tetratricopeptide repeat protein, with product MFDLNPKEAQSSVERPAAGAYWPAPAAAALAAGKYSRAVELCREGLAEEPGAVAGRLIYARALYHAGQVESAAEQFYEVLARDPENAAALKYLGDIKWAEGDVHGAVAHWRRVLEIDPYCRELRCDWRARERAADEPGSPASGEDQTASPSNAGAGEQLRTAAAGNGPAGEGRATGTGAPLRTITLKRDGEQAAAPAERARLREVPFYTETVGDLYLAQGHYRLAAEVYGVLYGRSAVPRLKEKLEQAERKVRSD
- the rfaE1 gene encoding D-glycero-beta-D-manno-heptose-7-phosphate kinase, which translates into the protein MSLSAERIAEVIARLGKARVLILGDIMLDEYLFGRVDRISPEAPVPVVEISHDKLLLGGAANVAANIRALGDEPLLVGVVGEDEAAVKLSQLLKQHGIGADYCVCDRSRQTTIKTRIMAHSQQVVRADRENRHELHPDVERMVLAKFTAAAESVNAVIISDYGKGVITLSLLNSVMEVCRKRGLFVAVDPKETHFHNYKRVSLITPNHHEAGFAAGRRIVSEADLIDVGNSLLRELEARSILITRGPDGMSLFEQDAEPTHIPTFARKVFDVTGAGDTVIAAFVAAVCAGATLVEAAIVANAGAGITVGEVGTATVSSAELYAELLRNVKNGTLVTRGSTGTQA
- a CDS encoding response regulator, whose protein sequence is MNTAKTTILVVDDEPAIRQILLRSLSSAGFDTTTATDGADALLKMAQQPFDIVITDITMPHMDGVALLGEIRSRFPDTKVIFITGQRLALMDKAVREADVDGLISKPFRNHEIVGQLRQLCLCRTHHRAPSDPVPPAPA